The Polaromonas sp. JS666 genome has a segment encoding these proteins:
- the brxL gene encoding protease Lon-related BREX system protein BrxL, with protein sequence MTQALTTPDTQTESLADISLDDLLNTHFGGKVVRKDLTKLIKEGANVPVYVLEYLLGMYCASNDDATIQNGMQGVKRILAENYVRPDEAEKVKSKIRESGTYKVIDKVTVKLNEKRDVYEALLSNLGVKNAEVSDTYVRQFEKLLVGGIWCIVTLKYQFEEDQKGSPFSVTELKPIQMPNMDMQELFTARKAFTDEQWIDALIRSTGMEPSCFKERVKWHLLARMVPLVENNYNFCELGPRGTGKSHIYKEISPNSILVSGGQTTVANLFYNMGARKVGLVGLWDVVAFDEVAGINFKDHDGVQIMKDYMASGSFSRGRESINANAAMVFVGNINQSVESLVKTSHLLAPFPEAMIDSAFFDRFHAYVPGWEIPKMRPEFFTNQYGLIVDYLAEYLREMRKYSFADAIDKWFKLGNNLNQRDTIAVRRTTSGLLKLVCPNGEYTKESVRKCLEYALETRRRVKEQLKKIGGMEFYDVHFSYIDLADSVERFVTVPEQSGGALVPEGRLQPGSLHTISMGSAEMPGIYRLEIQSIPGAGKVNVSGAAPREAVRVAFDYFKANASRVSASIRPGERDFHTHLVELQHSGAPQALTLASFIALCSAALGKPVQSQLAVMGDMSLGGTIVQVRNLAESMQVAFDAGAKRILLPMSSVTDIPSVPGELFAKFQTGFYSDPVDAVFKALGVE encoded by the coding sequence ATGACGCAAGCCCTGACAACCCCTGACACCCAGACCGAGTCTTTGGCCGACATTAGCCTGGACGATTTGCTCAACACCCACTTTGGCGGCAAGGTGGTGCGCAAGGATCTGACCAAGCTGATCAAGGAAGGGGCCAACGTTCCGGTCTATGTGCTGGAGTACCTGCTCGGCATGTATTGCGCGAGCAATGATGACGCCACCATCCAGAACGGAATGCAGGGCGTCAAGCGCATCCTGGCCGAGAATTACGTGCGCCCCGATGAGGCCGAAAAGGTCAAATCCAAAATCCGCGAGAGCGGCACCTACAAGGTGATCGACAAGGTGACCGTGAAGCTCAATGAAAAGCGGGACGTATACGAAGCATTGTTGTCAAACCTGGGGGTGAAGAACGCCGAAGTGTCAGACACCTATGTGCGCCAGTTCGAGAAGCTGTTGGTGGGCGGGATCTGGTGCATTGTCACGCTGAAATATCAGTTTGAAGAAGATCAGAAGGGATCACCTTTTTCGGTGACCGAGCTCAAGCCGATCCAGATGCCCAATATGGACATGCAAGAGCTGTTCACAGCACGCAAGGCTTTCACCGACGAACAGTGGATCGACGCCCTGATCCGCTCAACCGGTATGGAGCCCAGCTGCTTCAAGGAGAGGGTCAAATGGCACCTGCTGGCGCGCATGGTCCCGCTGGTCGAGAACAACTACAACTTCTGCGAGCTGGGCCCGCGCGGCACGGGCAAGAGCCACATCTACAAGGAAATCAGTCCCAACAGCATTTTGGTGTCGGGCGGCCAAACCACAGTGGCGAACCTTTTTTACAACATGGGCGCACGCAAGGTGGGACTCGTCGGGTTGTGGGATGTGGTGGCATTTGACGAGGTGGCCGGCATCAACTTCAAGGACCACGACGGCGTGCAAATCATGAAGGACTACATGGCCTCGGGCTCTTTCAGCCGGGGTCGTGAGTCCATCAATGCAAACGCAGCGATGGTGTTCGTGGGCAACATCAATCAAAGTGTGGAGTCACTGGTGAAGACATCACACCTGCTCGCTCCGTTCCCTGAAGCGATGATTGATTCCGCATTTTTTGATCGTTTTCACGCCTACGTGCCGGGTTGGGAAATCCCGAAGATGCGGCCAGAGTTCTTCACTAATCAATACGGCTTGATCGTCGACTACCTGGCCGAATACCTTCGCGAGATGCGCAAGTACAGCTTCGCCGACGCCATCGACAAGTGGTTCAAGCTGGGCAACAACCTGAACCAGCGCGACACCATCGCGGTGCGCCGGACGACCTCCGGCTTGCTCAAGCTGGTTTGCCCCAACGGCGAATACACCAAGGAGTCGGTGCGCAAGTGCCTGGAATACGCGCTGGAGACGCGCCGCAGGGTCAAGGAACAGCTCAAGAAGATCGGTGGCATGGAGTTCTACGACGTTCACTTTAGCTACATCGACCTCGCAGACAGTGTCGAGCGCTTCGTAACGGTTCCCGAACAGTCGGGCGGCGCTTTGGTGCCGGAGGGCCGCCTGCAGCCTGGCTCGCTGCACACCATCAGCATGGGATCGGCCGAGATGCCCGGTATTTATCGGCTGGAAATCCAGTCCATACCGGGCGCCGGGAAGGTGAATGTATCGGGCGCGGCTCCGCGTGAGGCGGTGCGGGTGGCGTTCGACTATTTCAAGGCCAACGCATCCCGCGTGAGCGCATCGATTAGGCCGGGCGAGCGCGATTTTCATACCCATTTGGTTGAGTTGCAACACAGTGGCGCCCCGCAGGCACTCACTCTGGCCAGTTTCATCGCCTTGTGTTCCGCCGCGCTGGGCAAGCCTGTCCAGTCGCAGTTGGCGGTGATGGGCGACATGAGCCTGGGAGGAACCATCGTTCAGGTACGTAACCTTGCCGAGTCCATGCAAGTCGCGTTCGATGCTGGAGCAAAACGAATCTTGTTACCCATGTCGAGCGTGACGGACATCCCGTCGGTACCAGGGGAGTTGTTCGCGAAGTTCCAGACCGGGTTTTACTCCGACCCGGTGGACGCAGTCTTCAAGGCACTTGGGGTCGAATAG
- a CDS encoding TrlF family AAA-like ATPase: MTGKLQECLTQSDGAHFYRGDLHIHSYRASHDVNDIGMTPQAIVDTVVRENLQIIAVADHNEIGNVQATVLAGASARILVIPAVELSTPEGHLLCYFETVEALAQFHGRLNLADRGLSNSRCRNAMYACLDLAKELGGFCVLAHVDGGNGLETNDPGGSPHKTDIICHAALLGIELSSATSPVRYAPDDSDQVRAHIGKQRIERLGLGERQYLARILSSDSHTLNALGRNASQDRKLTRYKMATPSFDGLRHALEEGDSRIRLEDEVPTATPFILGATIGGGFLKGQSIHFSRNLNCIIGGRGTGKSTTFEAVRCLTGSESGAEVVDSEVWPHQLHLFWQDEAGQQHSLSRAIGESLTNLDDPLDGPIAFELDCFGQGEAARVREQAKGDPLALMKYLDTFTRVHDAIEDERVARNNLQAQRLKIVDAEKNVAAIPQTQRSLTVVQQQLQAFEAAKGSDVIKLQRSLAMEKSKKEHLNEQLAELKDLVEDATLTETATAVRSLVDSGDIVTGRSEAAEIVLAVDEFSAKVRQAQDAIALAYAQLQSATTGSIGRWTANERPIRDDIETKRIALEAQGIRLDMSHVAKLTAEEAKQQKSLTALKTWEPHLKTLRTQYSAMLSNRWQARRKVASLRQAYAIKASRALAEVLSDLQVKLQYVESGFAEEAVVIIATALSWRTVNHPKSRLIVEKLTVPGLLDAIAKSQTAPLTSIRVEEDVQQFSLAEAKEILDKLGDPSVRAALEQCHVDDLPRLTVTRRVNDGAGVSYMQRDFSQLSLGQQQSVLLALILSSDSKRPLIIDQPEDNLDSEFIFHTFVPVLRRAKERRQVIIVTHNANIAVLGDAEQLIVFKSNSDHSRIVARGSIDDTAARDAACKILEGAREAFTRRAKIYGIT, from the coding sequence ATGACCGGAAAACTACAAGAATGCCTGACGCAGTCCGACGGGGCCCACTTCTATCGGGGTGACCTCCATATCCACTCCTATCGGGCATCCCATGACGTCAACGACATTGGCATGACGCCACAAGCTATTGTCGATACGGTCGTGCGGGAGAACCTACAGATCATCGCGGTGGCCGATCACAATGAGATCGGCAATGTCCAGGCCACCGTATTGGCGGGAGCGTCAGCCCGCATCCTCGTAATCCCGGCCGTCGAGCTCTCCACGCCCGAAGGGCATCTACTTTGCTATTTCGAGACGGTGGAAGCACTGGCGCAGTTTCATGGCCGACTCAACCTTGCCGATCGTGGGCTTTCTAACAGCCGATGCCGCAACGCCATGTATGCATGCCTCGATCTGGCGAAAGAGTTGGGCGGCTTCTGCGTTCTCGCTCACGTCGACGGCGGCAACGGCCTGGAAACCAATGACCCGGGCGGCTCTCCCCACAAGACGGACATTATTTGTCATGCGGCGCTGCTCGGAATCGAACTCAGCAGCGCCACGTCACCGGTACGATATGCGCCGGATGACAGTGATCAGGTCCGGGCGCATATCGGCAAGCAACGCATTGAGCGGCTGGGCCTTGGTGAGCGCCAGTATCTTGCGCGCATCCTCAGTTCCGACTCTCACACCTTGAACGCCTTGGGGCGCAACGCCAGTCAGGATCGCAAGCTAACCCGCTACAAGATGGCCACTCCGTCCTTTGACGGCTTGCGCCATGCTCTGGAAGAAGGCGACTCCCGCATTCGCCTGGAAGACGAAGTACCCACCGCGACGCCATTCATCCTGGGCGCAACGATTGGCGGCGGCTTTTTGAAGGGCCAGAGCATCCATTTCAGCCGCAATCTGAACTGCATCATCGGCGGGCGAGGAACAGGAAAGTCGACCACATTCGAAGCCGTGCGCTGCCTGACTGGCTCGGAATCAGGGGCAGAGGTCGTCGATTCCGAGGTATGGCCGCATCAACTGCACCTGTTCTGGCAGGATGAAGCCGGCCAGCAACATTCCCTGTCGCGGGCGATCGGCGAAAGCCTGACGAACCTCGACGATCCGCTCGATGGGCCGATCGCATTCGAACTCGACTGTTTCGGACAAGGAGAAGCGGCCCGTGTGCGCGAGCAAGCCAAAGGCGATCCGCTGGCACTGATGAAGTACCTCGATACATTCACGAGAGTCCATGACGCCATTGAGGACGAGCGCGTGGCTCGAAACAACCTTCAGGCACAACGGTTGAAGATCGTCGACGCGGAGAAGAACGTTGCCGCCATCCCGCAGACACAGAGGTCTCTGACGGTGGTACAGCAGCAATTGCAAGCATTCGAAGCGGCAAAGGGCTCGGATGTCATCAAGCTGCAGCGCAGCCTGGCGATGGAAAAATCAAAGAAAGAGCACCTCAACGAGCAACTGGCCGAACTGAAGGATCTCGTAGAGGATGCGACTCTCACCGAGACGGCAACAGCGGTCCGGTCACTCGTTGATTCCGGGGACATCGTCACCGGACGCTCCGAGGCAGCAGAAATCGTCTTGGCGGTAGACGAGTTCTCTGCGAAAGTTAGGCAGGCACAAGACGCTATCGCTTTGGCCTACGCCCAACTTCAAAGCGCGACGACGGGATCCATCGGGCGGTGGACGGCGAACGAACGGCCCATCCGCGACGACATTGAGACTAAGCGTATCGCACTGGAGGCGCAGGGCATCAGGCTCGACATGTCACATGTTGCCAAGCTGACAGCGGAAGAGGCGAAGCAACAGAAATCGCTGACCGCCCTCAAGACCTGGGAGCCACATTTGAAGACCCTGCGAACTCAGTACTCAGCCATGCTTAGCAACCGGTGGCAGGCCCGTCGAAAGGTTGCGTCGCTGCGGCAGGCCTATGCCATCAAGGCGTCGCGTGCGCTCGCGGAAGTGCTATCGGACTTGCAGGTCAAATTGCAGTACGTGGAAAGCGGTTTCGCCGAAGAGGCTGTGGTCATCATCGCAACAGCGCTGAGCTGGCGGACGGTGAACCATCCTAAGTCGCGCTTGATTGTGGAGAAATTGACGGTGCCAGGATTGCTCGACGCGATAGCAAAATCGCAAACGGCACCGCTGACTTCGATCAGAGTGGAGGAAGATGTGCAGCAGTTTTCACTTGCCGAAGCTAAGGAAATCCTCGACAAACTTGGTGATCCATCGGTGCGCGCCGCACTCGAACAGTGCCATGTCGACGATCTCCCCAGGTTGACCGTGACGCGACGCGTCAACGACGGAGCGGGCGTGAGTTACATGCAACGCGACTTCTCCCAGCTCTCGCTTGGTCAACAGCAGTCGGTTCTGCTTGCACTGATCCTTTCGTCCGACAGCAAGCGTCCGCTCATCATCGATCAGCCCGAGGACAACCTTGATAGTGAATTCATCTTCCACACCTTCGTACCGGTGCTGCGTCGCGCGAAAGAACGGCGACAGGTGATCATCGTCACCCACAATGCCAACATCGCGGTGCTCGGTGATGCCGAGCAACTGATCGTTTTCAAGAGCAATAGCGATCACAGCAGGATCGTGGCGCGTGGGTCGATCGACGATACCGCGGCCCGGGACGCGGCGTGCAAGATCCTGGAAGGGGCACGGGAGGCCTTCACTCGGCGTGCCAAAATTTATGGGATAACCTGA